From Gemmobacter sp., the proteins below share one genomic window:
- a CDS encoding NADP-dependent oxidoreductase: MTQINRRWLLARRPQGKATVDDFAYDEQPFTPPDLADGQVLVRTRVFSCAPTMRNWMNEPGRSYRASIGLGDPIIGIAAGEVLASRHPRFPVGCSISAVMRWEDYTVLTPDTSPTPVLRVAEGVTPVDALGIFGLNSLTAYFGMLRVGEPKPGETVVVSGAAGSTGSVAVQVARNIGCRVIGIAGGAAKCARLVEELGLDGAIDYKSENVSARLKELCPDGVNVFYDNVGGEILQAVMENVAVHARIAVCGQVAAYDSDQPAPGPRDMMKLVYWRVRIQGFVMGDYAHDSDAALAQLRQWRDEGRLTYRTDLRDGFDKLPGAFLDLFTGGNDGALLVRS; the protein is encoded by the coding sequence ATGACCCAGATCAACCGCCGCTGGCTGCTGGCCCGCCGCCCGCAGGGCAAGGCCACCGTCGACGATTTCGCCTATGACGAACAGCCCTTCACGCCGCCCGATCTGGCCGATGGCCAGGTGCTGGTGCGCACCCGGGTGTTTTCCTGCGCGCCCACCATGCGCAACTGGATGAACGAACCCGGCCGCAGCTACCGCGCCAGCATTGGTTTGGGCGACCCGATCATCGGCATCGCGGCGGGCGAGGTTCTGGCCTCGCGCCACCCGCGCTTTCCGGTGGGGTGCAGCATTTCCGCCGTGATGCGGTGGGAGGATTACACCGTCCTGACGCCCGATACCTCTCCCACCCCCGTGCTGCGGGTGGCCGAGGGCGTGACTCCGGTGGATGCGCTGGGGATCTTCGGGCTGAACTCGCTGACCGCCTATTTCGGCATGCTGCGGGTGGGCGAACCGAAGCCGGGCGAAACCGTGGTGGTGTCGGGCGCAGCCGGGTCTACCGGGTCGGTCGCGGTGCAGGTGGCACGCAACATCGGCTGCCGGGTGATCGGCATTGCCGGCGGCGCGGCGAAATGCGCCCGGCTGGTGGAGGAACTGGGTCTGGACGGCGCCATCGACTACAAGTCGGAAAACGTGTCGGCCCGGCTGAAGGAGCTGTGCCCGGACGGCGTGAACGTGTTCTATGACAACGTGGGGGGCGAAATCCTGCAAGCCGTGATGGAAAATGTCGCCGTCCATGCCCGCATCGCCGTCTGCGGTCAGGTCGCCGCCTATGACAGCGACCAGCCCGCGCCCGGCCCGCGCGACATGATGAAGCTGGTCTACTGGCGCGTCCGCATCCAGGGGTTTGTCATGGGCGATTATGCCCACGATTCCGATGCCGCGCTGGCCCAGCTGCGCCAGTGGCGCGACGAAGGCCGCCTGACCTATCGCACCGATCTGCGCGACGGGTTCGACAAGCTGCCCGGCGCCTTTCTGGATCTGTTCACCGGCGGCAACGACGGTGCGCTGCTGGTGCGCAGCTGA
- a CDS encoding Zn-ribbon domain-containing OB-fold protein — translation MTDRLHPAEWDRDTGPFFAAARDHRLAFCACNACGRGLHVPGPSCRFCGSTDTGWRDAQGTGRLFSWTTVTHQAHPAWPVPYTVVIVELTEAPDVRLTGCIPGTPDLTMGQPMQVWFEDIGQGRVLPNWRPAGA, via the coding sequence ATGACCGACCGCCTGCATCCTGCCGAATGGGATCGTGACACCGGCCCCTTCTTTGCCGCCGCGCGTGATCACCGGCTGGCCTTTTGCGCCTGCAACGCCTGCGGGCGGGGGCTGCATGTGCCCGGCCCCTCCTGTCGGTTCTGCGGCAGCACCGATACCGGCTGGCGCGACGCGCAGGGCACCGGGCGGCTGTTCAGCTGGACGACGGTCACCCATCAGGCGCATCCCGCCTGGCCGGTGCCCTATACCGTCGTCATCGTCGAACTGACCGAGGCGCCCGACGTGCGGCTGACCGGCTGCATCCCCGGCACGCCGGATCTGACGATGGGCCAGCCCATGCAAGTGTGGTTCGAAGACATCGGGCAGGGCCGCGTCCTGCCCAACTGGCGCCCCGCCGGCGCCTGA
- a CDS encoding thiolase C-terminal domain-containing protein: MTAQDYAAFRDRCAIAGIGRTEFSRDSGRSALALAADAARAAIADAGLRPDQIDGLVRCDMDQTTCAAMAGALALPDVNFAADVGVGGGAPCAMVGVAAAAVLSGQARHVLVWRALNGRSEGRLGAAIAPRAEAGGLGSYDEFFTPYGLLTAPQSFALLAQRHRALYGTTDEQFGATAILCRDNANRTPHAQMHGKPLDMAGYLASRMISTPLRLFDCCLETDGGAAVIVTTAERARDLAQPAALIRATVQAPALGTGGGMMFPSITWTDPLALAARPVAERLWARAGLGPQDMDVAQIYDCFTITILLQLEAYGLCGRGESGAFVQSGAVSAGGRVPINTDGGNMSGGYVHGLNHIVEGVRQMRGTADVQKPGAETCLVTSGPVGMSSALVLRRDA; encoded by the coding sequence ATGACCGCACAGGATTACGCAGCCTTCCGCGACAGATGCGCGATCGCGGGGATAGGCCGGACAGAGTTTTCGCGCGATTCCGGGCGCAGCGCGCTGGCGCTGGCCGCCGATGCAGCGCGCGCAGCCATTGCCGATGCGGGGCTGCGGCCCGACCAGATCGACGGTCTGGTCCGCTGCGACATGGACCAGACGACCTGCGCCGCCATGGCCGGCGCGCTGGCGCTGCCGGATGTGAATTTCGCCGCCGATGTGGGCGTGGGCGGCGGTGCCCCCTGCGCCATGGTGGGCGTGGCGGCGGCGGCCGTCCTTTCGGGGCAGGCGCGGCATGTGCTGGTCTGGCGCGCGCTGAACGGCCGGTCCGAAGGGCGGCTGGGCGCCGCCATCGCGCCCCGGGCCGAGGCGGGGGGGCTGGGCAGCTATGACGAATTCTTCACCCCCTATGGCCTGCTGACCGCACCGCAAAGTTTCGCCCTGCTGGCCCAGCGGCACCGGGCGCTGTATGGCACCACCGACGAACAGTTCGGCGCCACCGCCATTCTGTGCCGCGACAATGCCAACCGCACGCCGCATGCCCAGATGCATGGCAAGCCGCTGGACATGGCGGGCTATCTGGCCAGCCGGATGATTTCCACCCCGCTGCGGCTGTTCGATTGCTGCCTGGAAACCGATGGCGGCGCAGCGGTGATCGTGACCACCGCCGAACGCGCCCGCGATCTGGCCCAGCCCGCCGCCCTGATCCGCGCCACCGTGCAGGCCCCCGCATTGGGAACCGGCGGGGGGATGATGTTTCCCTCCATCACCTGGACCGATCCGCTGGCGCTGGCCGCCCGCCCCGTGGCCGAACGGCTGTGGGCCCGCGCCGGGCTGGGGCCGCAGGACATGGACGTGGCGCAGATTTACGATTGCTTCACCATCACCATCCTGTTGCAGCTCGAGGCCTATGGCCTGTGCGGGCGGGGCGAAAGCGGGGCCTTTGTCCAGTCGGGTGCCGTTTCGGCCGGAGGGCGGGTGCCGATCAACACCGATGGCGGGAACATGTCGGGCGGCTATGTCCACGGGCTGAACCATATCGTCGAAGGTGTGCGCCAGATGCGCGGCACGGCCGATGTGCAGAAACCCGGCGCCGAAACCTGTCTGGTCACCAGCGGCCCCGTGGGCATGTCCAGCGCCCTGGTGCTGAGGAGAGACGCATGA
- a CDS encoding SDR family oxidoreductase encodes MSDDAFDFTGRVVVITGASRGLGRAMALGFARRGADVVVSSRKAEACAEVVAEIAALGARAVAVPCHVGEWAGLEGLIDGALSAFGRIDTLVNNAGIAPTAPNSLETTEALFDKTFAVNTKGPFRLSALARPHLAKTRGSIINVTSIGAERPDPAYPVYAAAKGALNILTRAQAMEFGPEVRVNAIMAGPFWTDIAKGWRDDYDANAPSAARRMGRPDEVVTSALYLASPQSAYVTGAILRVDGGVIL; translated from the coding sequence ATGAGCGACGATGCCTTCGACTTTACCGGACGGGTGGTGGTGATCACCGGGGCCAGCCGGGGCCTTGGCCGCGCCATGGCGCTGGGGTTTGCCCGGCGGGGCGCCGATGTGGTGGTCTCCAGCCGCAAGGCCGAGGCCTGCGCCGAAGTGGTGGCCGAGATTGCGGCACTGGGGGCGCGGGCGGTGGCGGTGCCCTGCCATGTCGGCGAATGGGCCGGGCTGGAAGGGTTGATCGACGGCGCGCTGTCGGCCTTTGGCCGCATCGACACGCTGGTGAACAACGCCGGCATCGCCCCCACGGCGCCGAACTCGCTGGAGACGACCGAGGCCTTGTTCGACAAGACCTTTGCCGTGAACACCAAGGGGCCGTTCCGCCTGTCGGCGCTGGCGCGGCCGCATCTGGCAAAGACGCGCGGCAGCATCATCAACGTCACCAGCATCGGCGCCGAACGCCCCGATCCGGCCTATCCGGTCTATGCGGCGGCCAAGGGGGCGCTGAACATCCTGACCCGCGCGCAGGCGATGGAATTCGGCCCCGAGGTGCGGGTGAACGCCATCATGGCCGGCCCGTTCTGGACCGATATCGCCAAGGGCTGGCGCGACGATTACGATGCCAACGCCCCGTCAGCCGCCCGCCGCATGGGCCGCCCGGACGAGGTGGTGACCTCGGCCCTTTACCTCGCCTCGCCGCAATCGGCCTATGTCACCGGCGCGATCCTGCGTGTCGATGGCGGCGTGATCCTGTGA
- a CDS encoding class I adenylate-forming enzyme family protein, which yields MRIPLLLDLAADTLGDRIAIDGDAGSLSYDGLRAAARGFAVRLSDCPVATVGYLGVNAPALPVALFGAAMAGLPFAPLNYRLTDDALRALAARLAPALIVADDDMAPRLAGLDGITVLPRSALMALQPSDLPPPDPEGAETAVLLFTSGTTGAPKAALLGHANLTAYVMGSVEFAGAGADEATLVSVPPYHIAGISALLSSVWAGRRIVQLPAFDPVAWVDAVVRHGVTHAMVVPTMLARILDARGDVPLPSLRALASGGGRMPRPLIERALQVLPQVAFANAYGLTETSSTIAVLGPEDHAAARMGDPLARARLDSVGQPLPGVQVEIRDAHGRPCSPGEPGEVWVRGDQVSGRYDGRSVTDAGGWFPTRDRGWFDAGGYLFLDGRLDDVIVRGGENISPGEVEDALRSHPAVADAAVVGAPDDQWGERVVAFVVPRDGARVAEGDLRDHVRRLLRSTRAPEAVHLRDSLPYSETGKLLRRVLRDELAGA from the coding sequence ATGCGCATTCCGCTGTTGCTGGATCTGGCGGCCGATACGCTGGGCGACCGCATTGCGATTGATGGCGATGCCGGGTCGCTAAGCTATGACGGCCTGCGCGCCGCTGCCCGGGGCTTTGCGGTGCGGCTGTCTGACTGCCCCGTGGCGACGGTCGGCTATCTGGGCGTCAACGCGCCGGCCCTGCCGGTGGCGCTGTTCGGGGCGGCCATGGCGGGCCTGCCCTTTGCGCCGCTGAACTACCGGCTGACCGACGATGCCCTGCGCGCGCTGGCGGCCCGGCTGGCCCCCGCGCTGATCGTGGCGGATGATGATATGGCCCCCCGGCTGGCCGGGCTGGATGGCATCACCGTGCTGCCCCGATCCGCCCTGATGGCGCTGCAACCGTCCGACCTGCCCCCGCCCGATCCCGAAGGCGCCGAGACCGCCGTTCTGCTGTTCACCAGCGGCACCACCGGCGCGCCCAAGGCGGCGCTGCTGGGCCATGCCAACCTGACGGCCTATGTCATGGGCAGCGTCGAATTTGCCGGCGCCGGCGCCGACGAGGCAACGCTGGTCAGCGTGCCGCCCTATCATATTGCCGGGATCTCGGCCCTGCTGTCGTCGGTCTGGGCCGGGCGGCGCATCGTGCAGCTGCCGGCGTTCGATCCGGTGGCATGGGTCGATGCGGTGGTGCGGCATGGGGTGACCCATGCCATGGTGGTGCCCACCATGCTGGCCCGCATCCTGGATGCGCGGGGCGATGTGCCCCTGCCCAGCCTGCGCGCGCTGGCCAGTGGCGGCGGCCGGATGCCCCGCCCGCTGATCGAACGCGCCTTGCAGGTGTTGCCGCAGGTGGCCTTTGCCAATGCCTATGGGCTGACGGAAACCAGTTCCACCATTGCCGTCCTTGGCCCCGAAGACCATGCCGCCGCCCGGATGGGCGATCCGCTGGCGCGCGCACGGCTGGACTCGGTCGGCCAGCCGCTGCCCGGGGTGCAGGTGGAAATCCGCGATGCCCACGGCCGCCCCTGTTCCCCCGGAGAGCCGGGCGAGGTCTGGGTGCGTGGCGATCAGGTCTCGGGCCGCTATGACGGCCGCAGCGTGACCGATGCGGGCGGCTGGTTTCCCACCCGGGACCGAGGGTGGTTCGATGCGGGCGGCTATCTGTTTCTGGATGGCCGGTTGGACGATGTGATCGTGCGCGGCGGCGAAAACATCTCGCCCGGCGAGGTCGAGGATGCCTTGCGCAGCCATCCGGCGGTGGCTGATGCGGCGGTCGTGGGCGCGCCGGATGACCAGTGGGGGGAACGGGTGGTGGCCTTTGTCGTGCCGCGCGATGGGGCCCGGGTGGCGGAAGGTGACCTGCGCGATCATGTCCGCCGCCTGCTGCGCAGCACCCGCGCGCCCGAAGCGGTGCATCTGCGCGACAGTCTGCCCTATAGCGAAACCGGCAAGCTGCTGCGCCGGGTGCTGCGCGATGAACTGGCCGGGGCCTGA
- a CDS encoding enoyl-CoA hydratase/isomerase family protein, with translation MNWPGPDPAAGPMIVLHGGGALPDAAGTDLCLTRLAGAPAPWVTVPDPAAAQARVLRACAAQPVAAAILLRLLRLTEGMAADPALEVESLAFSTLLGGAGFRGWLARRGPVAAGPVPSGPVGYERSGDAVVLRMMDPASHNALSTIMRDALVAALDTCLLDPTLPVVTLTGGARAFCSGGALGEFGMATDLAVAHLVRRGQSVAGRLAALGPRGQAVVAGAAIGAGAEIAAAAAHVTAQPGAWFQLPELAMGLVPGAGGTWSVPRRIGRQRAAWLMLTGQRIGAAQALDWGLVDRVAAP, from the coding sequence ATGAACTGGCCGGGGCCTGATCCGGCCGCAGGGCCGATGATCGTGCTGCATGGCGGGGGGGCGCTGCCCGATGCCGCCGGCACCGACCTGTGCCTGACCCGTCTGGCAGGGGCGCCCGCGCCTTGGGTGACGGTGCCCGATCCGGCCGCCGCGCAGGCGCGGGTGCTGCGGGCCTGCGCGGCGCAGCCCGTCGCCGCCGCCATCCTGCTGCGCCTGTTGCGCCTGACCGAGGGCATGGCGGCCGACCCGGCGCTGGAGGTGGAATCGCTCGCGTTTTCCACCCTGCTGGGCGGCGCGGGCTTTCGCGGCTGGTTGGCGCGGCGTGGGCCGGTGGCGGCTGGTCCGGTGCCGTCCGGTCCGGTGGGCTATGAACGGTCGGGCGATGCCGTGGTGTTGCGGATGATGGATCCGGCCAGTCACAACGCCCTGTCCACTATCATGCGCGATGCGCTGGTGGCGGCGCTGGATACCTGCCTTCTGGATCCGACGCTGCCGGTGGTCACCCTGACCGGCGGGGCGCGGGCGTTCTGTTCGGGCGGGGCGCTGGGGGAATTCGGCATGGCGACGGACCTTGCCGTGGCGCATCTGGTGCGGCGCGGGCAATCGGTGGCCGGGCGGTTGGCCGCCCTTGGCCCGCGTGGTCAGGCGGTGGTCGCGGGCGCCGCCATCGGCGCAGGGGCCGAGATTGCGGCGGCCGCCGCCCATGTCACCGCCCAGCCCGGCGCCTGGTTCCAGCTGCCGGAACTGGCGATGGGGCTGGTTCCCGGCGCGGGCGGCACCTGGTCCGTTCCCCGCCGCATTGGCCGCCAGCGCGCGGCATGGCTGATGCTGACCGGCCAGCGCATCGGCGCGGCGCAAGCGCTGGATTGGGGGTTGGTGGACCGGGTGGCTGCGCCATGA
- a CDS encoding CoA transferase — protein sequence MSRLARAEARLAARVSHWSAAMGAKVDPVPGLCTLRSGLLGLPAPGRVSANGSCRLIRAADGWLAVSLPRPADRDLVPALLGHPCDTADPWPALARALPCLPAADVLAQAALLGLAVTRLAEAGPRRAAAQGTPRSWHRAPVVVDLSSLWAGPLCGALLAQAGCDVLKIDSLQRPDTTAVRSAPFDAVLNGAKRHWRMDAASPEDQAQLRGLLAGADIVLTSARPRALDWLAACLPATCLWVAIRAHADPARIGFGDDCAVAGGLVDWADGPVFAGDAAADPLTGLAAAAAAFRGLALGQGGRIDLALSTVAAGAAHA from the coding sequence ATGAGCCGCCTTGCCCGGGCCGAGGCGCGTCTGGCCGCCCGCGTATCGCACTGGTCGGCGGCCATGGGTGCCAAGGTGGATCCGGTGCCGGGGCTTTGCACCCTGCGATCCGGTCTGCTGGGCCTGCCGGCCCCGGGCCGGGTGTCGGCCAACGGGTCGTGCCGGCTGATCCGCGCCGCCGATGGCTGGCTGGCGGTGAGCCTGCCGCGCCCTGCGGACCGCGATCTGGTGCCCGCCTTGCTGGGCCACCCCTGCGATACCGCCGATCCCTGGCCCGCGCTGGCCCGCGCCTTGCCCTGCCTGCCTGCCGCCGATGTGCTGGCGCAGGCCGCGCTGCTGGGGCTGGCGGTCACCCGGCTGGCCGAGGCCGGGCCCCGGCGCGCCGCCGCGCAGGGCACACCCCGGTCATGGCACCGGGCGCCCGTGGTGGTCGATCTGTCGTCGCTTTGGGCCGGGCCGCTGTGCGGGGCGCTGCTGGCACAGGCGGGGTGCGATGTGCTGAAGATCGACAGCCTTCAGCGCCCCGACACCACCGCCGTCCGGTCGGCCCCGTTCGATGCCGTGCTGAACGGGGCCAAGCGGCACTGGCGGATGGATGCGGCCAGCCCCGAGGATCAGGCGCAGCTGCGCGGCCTGCTGGCCGGCGCCGATATCGTGCTGACCAGCGCCCGGCCGCGTGCGCTGGACTGGCTGGCTGCCTGCTTGCCCGCCACCTGCCTGTGGGTCGCGATCCGCGCCCATGCCGACCCCGCCCGCATCGGCTTTGGCGACGATTGCGCGGTGGCGGGCGGGCTGGTGGACTGGGCGGATGGCCCGGTCTTTGCCGGCGATGCGGCAGCCGACCCGCTGACCGGACTTGCCGCCGCCGCCGCCGCCTTTCGCGGGCTGGCGTTGGGGCAAGGCGGGCGGATCGACCTTGCGCTGTCCACCGTCGCCGCAGGGGCCGCCCATGCCTAG
- a CDS encoding amidohydrolase family protein: protein MPRPLVLSNLTDSRGRPFDAVAAGGRLWLRGYPADGLRRLDAQGGRLLPGLVDHHIHLMATAAARMAVDLSDLAPDSPALGPRLRAAATRGPVRAIGLDGADRLDAAALDRILPDLPLRVQARTGGLWVLNRSALAELGPDLPPAVERGPDGRPTGRIWRGDALLRRAGPPPNLSALGADLARHGLTALTDASVTTDAAQADAIARAGLPQRLTLMSGGALPADPRWQVGPVKLVPDDRDLPSLDAMAAAIAAARAQGRNVAVHCVTHAELALTLAALATAGSLPGDRIEHGALIGADALPVIAGLGLTVVANPGFVLARGDRWLDQVDRADRPDLCRLSSLIAAGIPLLAGSDAPYGPVNPWEIIRAACTRQTAAGASLGRSEALAPEAALALHLPPGGPDPAHGAPADLVILRLDARMGADPDPVAHTLIGGTPVYSRAAPAHPAPVPGVPA, encoded by the coding sequence ATGCCTAGGCCGCTGGTCCTGAGCAACCTGACCGACAGCCGGGGCCGGCCATTCGATGCCGTGGCGGCCGGCGGGCGGCTGTGGCTGCGCGGCTATCCGGCCGATGGCCTGCGCCGGCTGGATGCGCAGGGCGGCCGCCTGCTGCCGGGGCTGGTCGATCACCATATCCACCTGATGGCCACGGCGGCGGCGCGCATGGCGGTGGATCTGTCGGACCTTGCGCCCGACAGCCCCGCCCTTGGCCCCCGCCTGCGCGCGGCGGCCACCCGTGGCCCGGTGCGCGCCATCGGGCTGGACGGCGCCGACCGCCTGGATGCCGCCGCGCTGGACCGGATCCTGCCTGACCTGCCCCTGCGGGTGCAGGCGCGCACCGGCGGGCTGTGGGTACTGAACCGCTCCGCCCTGGCAGAGCTTGGCCCCGACCTTCCCCCGGCGGTCGAGCGTGGCCCCGATGGCCGGCCCACCGGCCGCATCTGGCGCGGCGATGCCCTGTTGCGCCGCGCGGGGCCGCCGCCAAACCTGTCGGCGCTGGGGGCCGATCTGGCCCGCCATGGCCTGACCGCCCTGACCGATGCCAGCGTGACCACCGATGCGGCACAGGCCGATGCCATCGCCCGCGCCGGCCTGCCCCAGCGCCTGACGCTGATGTCGGGTGGCGCGTTGCCAGCGGATCCGCGCTGGCAGGTCGGCCCGGTCAAGCTGGTGCCGGACGACCGTGACCTGCCATCGCTGGACGCTATGGCCGCCGCAATCGCCGCAGCCCGCGCACAGGGCCGCAATGTGGCGGTGCATTGCGTAACGCATGCCGAACTGGCCCTGACCCTGGCCGCGCTGGCCACCGCCGGATCCCTGCCCGGCGACCGGATCGAACATGGCGCCCTGATCGGGGCCGACGCCCTGCCGGTGATCGCGGGCCTTGGCCTGACCGTGGTGGCGAACCCGGGCTTTGTGCTGGCCCGGGGCGACCGCTGGCTGGATCAGGTGGACCGGGCCGACCGACCCGACCTGTGCCGCCTGTCCAGCCTGATCGCCGCCGGCATCCCGCTGCTGGCCGGGTCGGACGCGCCCTATGGCCCGGTGAACCCGTGGGAGATCATCCGCGCCGCCTGCACCCGCCAGACCGCCGCTGGCGCGTCGCTTGGCCGCTCCGAGGCGCTGGCGCCCGAGGCTGCGCTGGCCCTGCACCTGCCGCCCGGTGGCCCCGACCCGGCCCACGGCGCCCCTGCCGATCTGGTGATCCTGCGGCTCGACGCCCGCATGGGCGCCGATCCCGACCCGGTTGCCCATACCCTGATCGGCGGCACCCCCGTTTACAGCCGCGCCGCGCCCGCGCATCCTGCCCCCGTTCCCGGAGTGCCCGCATGA